Part of the Bdellovibrio bacteriovorus genome, AAATGCGGTGTTATTGGAGGCATAATGCTCTTAGGAGGTCTTATGCCCAAAGTTAATAATGTTGAATACAAGTCCCCAAATTCCACCGCCTTTTTCGGTCAGAAAAAAGAAACCGTCGCGACCGAATTAAAAACGGCGGCCGGTGTGATGGCTGGCGCCTGGGCCTTAAAAAAATTCCCTAAAATTGCGGTGTTTGGACTGATTGGTGTTGGCATCATCATCGGCATGACCGTCAAGGAAGTCGCGCGCAGCGTGGACCGATTTCCACGCCGACGACCTGAGGACTTGCACTAAGCGACGTCTTTGGCGATTTTTACTTTATCCGCGGATTCGGCCTCATAGTCCGAGTAAGCCGTTTTTACTTCGACCATATGGCCGTCCTCCGCGACGTATCCGCGCACTTTAAACATCTTTAAAGCTTCAGAGCGGCCTTTAACTTCGGCAGCCCCTGCAAGTTCAATTTTAAAGGCTTCGCCGATTTTTTCGATGACCGTATCTGAAATTAAAAGATCAGCACCGAAAGCTTTCGTCGAAGCCTCGATTCGTGAAGCCGTATTGACGGTATTTCCGATGACGGTGTATTCCATACGTTCATCAGATCCGATCGTTCCGGAAATCGCCGGGCCTGCATGCAAGCCCATTCCGATATTAATCGGAGGTTGCCCACGGTTGATGCGTTTTTCATTCAGTTTTTCTAATGAACGACGCATTTCCAAACAAGCGCGAACTGCATTGTGAGCATCCTTCTGTGTTCCTTGCGGAGCCCCCCAAACGGCCATGATGGCATCCCCGATAAATTTATCTACGACGCCGCCGTGAGAGTTAATAATTTTTACCATCACGCCAAAATATTCATTGAGCATTTCAACGACTTCTTCCGGAGAGCGTTTTTCTGAAAAAGCGGTGAAACCACGAATGTCTGAAAAGAAAACGACGACTTCTTTAGACTGACCGCCGACACCAATGTCTTTGCTGATTAAGTCTTCGGCAACCGAAGATCCATGGAATTTTGAAAAAAGGTTTTTCACCTTATCGCGTTCTTTTAAACCCTCGGTCATATGATCGAAGGCTTCCGCTAAATCGCCCACTTCGTCGTGAGACCGCACTTGCGACCGGGCTTTCACATCGAAATTACCCTTGGAAACCAAATGAATCATGTCCGCCAATTTTTCAATCGGGGAGGTGAGAGTCATTGAGAATAAGAAGATAAAGAAAATGGCCATCGAAATCGCCGAACCCGCTACAAAGATCGCGCGGCGTTTTACTTCGTTAGAAACTTCTAAGATCGTTTCTTCAGAAGTTTGCGAAATAACCGTGCCGCCGAAAGACGTTTTGACCGAGGCGCCGAAAATATTTTTATCAGTGTCGGGATCCACAAACTTCGTTTGGAACTGGGGAGATTTTTGTTCTAAAGCTTTTTGCACGATCGGATATTTTTTCATGTTAAGACGGGCGATGGCTTTATGTTCATCTTTATGAGCTAAAAGTTCACCGTCACGGTCGACAAGGTACTGCGTTCTTTCCGAAGGGTCCGTGAAAGGTTTTTCTAACGGGGACAGCATGACATCCGCAATCGCGATATGCGTGATTTTTCCCTGATCATCCCTGACTAACGGAATACCGATGGTAATCAACGCGGGCGCCTTCGGATAAGAGCCATTGCGAATTTCTAAATTTCCTTGCGCCACAGAGCGTACGGGAAATTTCTGCCAAGCTCGCAGATGAGTAATATAATTAGGATTCAGTTCATAAGATTTTAGAATATCGTCTTTCACTTTTCGCGAAATACTTTCAACGCTGCTGCCATCAAGTTTTAGAACTTCGATGGAAACAAAGTTTTTATCTTTGGCAAAGTTAAAATCGAGATCGTTGTTCGAAGTTTGTTGAGTCGTGTCCTTCATTAAAATCGAAGCCGTAACGCGTGTTTTATCCACCAAAGAGGCCACGATGTTGTCGACTTCCTTGGCTTTCGCGGCCGCGGATTCCAAGTTCGCGATATCTACTTGCTCTGAAGATTTCTTTTCAAAATAATCAGAAGAGATCCAAGTGATCGTGCCCGTGGCGGCTACCAAGATCAGGATCGTAACGGTGATGAGTTTTGTTGAAATAGGTATTCTCATGCAAATCTCCACGAGCTAAAAAGCCCACTCCGCGAAAAAGTTTAAATAGTTCCCCACGACGGTGGACTCAACAGTATTACCAAAATTCAAAGAAGGATCGATCGGGGTATATGGATTGGACTGATATTTCACGCGGTCTTCGCGCATCGCCCAACCCACCAGGCCCGTAAAGTTTTGAGTCATACGATAACTGCCTAAGATACCAATCTGGTAAGACATCGCCGGTTCGATATCGCGGTTATTAGGCGTTTCCATTTTCAATAGCGAATTATACAAGTGAGCATTAAATTGAATACCCAGTTTTGGCGTTAACGAGTACCAGAATTCAGCGCCAATGTGAGGACCGGCGACCACGACCTTGGTGTCTTCAGCACTCGAGGTGCTGGCATCGGCGATGCTGTCGGGATGTTCTTTAATATAAGGGCCGGCTTGCAGACGCAGCTCGGTGCGATCCCCCATGGAGATGCGGTAGACGCTGTTAAGTTCGGTGGAAGCAAAAGTTTTAGTTTTTCCGTCGAAAGTAAAACCACTTAAGTCTAAGATTCCTAAAAATCCCCAAGGAGTGCTTGAACCAAACCACCCCACACCCAAGCGACCCGTTCCGCCCACGGCATTGTACGTGCCTTTAGATGATTTTTCTGGATATACACCTGAAAACTTCACTTCAGTAATAAGATACGAGGCAATCCCGTACCAGCCGGTCACGCGATCAATGGATTTTCTGACTAAGGCCGTGTATTCCGCGGCAGGGGAGCGGTCACCAGAACGAACTTTGAAGCTTAATTTAGCAAGCTCTGAACTAGGGCGCATATTTCCATTGGCGCGGACCGCGACTTTATAAAGGCCTCCGGGCCAAGAAGGATCGAAATCTAAGTTCGCGGACGTGGTTTTTTCAATGGATTTAAACTTTTCAAATTTCTTCGTGCGTTCGTCGCGACGGATAATATAGATATCATAAGACGTCGCGTATTCGGGGGCTTCCCATTTCAATTCGCGCACGAATTCTGTTTCAGGTTTATCTAAAGAGGGCTTCTCTAATTTTTTGCCGTTGAGGGCAAATTTAGATGTCGCCGTTCCTTCGCTAATAATTCCTTCTCTATTAGAAGCGCTCACACTCCAAGAATAATTGGCGGCGACGGGAACTTCCGCTTTGAAGTAAGGCTCGGTTAATTTTTGCGTGATGGCGGTGGTGCCATCTTCGGAAGTCAGTTTGAATTCGTATTGATCAGCACCGCCCACGGCTTCCCATTTGAATTCGATTTCTTTTTTGTCGGCAGAATCAGTCTCTATTTTATCTGTCAGTGGCGATTTTAAAACGACATTATCTAATCCCACGTTGAAATCACTTTGCGGGCTCCAGTCCCCCGGAACGCCACGATAATCGCGCGAACGAAGCCGCATTAAATATTTCCCGGGCGTGAGGCGACCATTCCACGCAGCATCTTTAGTTTTAAAGTTAAATGCCTTTGGTTCTTCAGAATCGATTTTGACGGGGATAAGTTCGATTTCATAGCTTGTCGCGCCCTCGATGGCTTCCCACTCAAAATTCACCAAACGACGATACTTCGCCGCTTCGGCGATTCCCGTCGTGAAAATGAAAATGAAAAGGAAAATCCCCGCGGTCGCTTTAAGCATCAATTCACCTGGATTTTCTTTAAGGTCGGCGCCTTAAGACCCGAATTGTCAGGAACGGTGAGCTTACGCGGAGCACTTGTTTGACCGGGACGACCATAGGTGTCCGTCGCGGAAACTTCGACTTCGTATTCACCAGGTAAAAGATTTTTCAATGAAGTCGCCGGACCTCGGTAACGAGATTTCTTAAGCTCTTTGCCATCTTTTTTGATCGTCAGCCAGTATTCTTGCGCGCCCTCTAAGGCCGTCCATTGCAACTGAGTTTTACCATTCATCTCGGCTCGCAATTCACCCTCGCGAGGAATGAATGTCGGAGCTTCTAATAATGGACGAGGTAAAACGTTAATAGGTTCTGATGTTTTTGTGCCCAAAACTTCGCCGGTCTTATTTAAGGCTTCAACCGAAGCAATATAGCGACCGGGTTTCGCCAAGGTCGTGGTGAATTGCGTGGTGGTCGCATCAAAACTTTGCGCGGTTTCTGGGGCGGCATGTTCTTCAAGAAGTTTCACGCGCCATAAAGCGACCTGGTCGGATTTATCAACCTTCCAGTCCATGCCAAATTGTGGTTGGCCCACATAGTATTGAGTCGTCGGGGTGTGCAGATCCACATTTACGGGAACTAATGCTACCGGAGTTTTTACTTCTGGCTCTGTTGAAACGGTGAACTTTTGGATTTTACCCAAAAGAGGCGTCGCGGAATCCGTGTATGTCGAGCTCATGCGCCAATAATAAGTGCCTGCAGCTAAATTGCTCGCGGTGAAAGAGTCTTCGTTGGCGAAAGATTTTGCCGAGACTTTCTTTTGTAAATTCGCATCTGCCCAGATTTCTAAGGTCGTCTGTTTAGTGTCATCACCTTTTTGCCAGCGGAACTCAACGGCAGCCGGAGTTTGTGCCACCGTGATATGGGCATCCGCGGTCGGGAAGACCACCGTCGGGGCGTAGCGAGCCATGACATCAGTGCGGTACACGCGTGTCTCGATGATGCGGCCTTCAGGTGTTGTGCCGACAAGCTTCCAGTAATGACGTCCGAAAGTCAGCGGGGCTTTTAGGTAGGATGGACCGCCCTCGCTGACCTTAAACTCTTGCAGTTTTTTACGGCTGGGGCCGGCCCACAATGAAACTTTTGTTTGGGCGGGAAAACCCTCCCATTGAAATATCACCGGCTGCAAAGATTCCGCGTTCATCGCAATGGGTTTTTGCGGAAGCGGAGAAATGATTCTCACATCATCGCGAGATTTCAAATCTTGCGTTTGACCATCGGTTCCTTGCATGGAAGCGCGGCCTTCTAAGACATCGATGTTTAATTTTCCGCCAGAGCCTTTGCTTAAAGACGCAGAGGCTTGGGAAAGATCGACTTTTCCATTTTCAGAATTTAAAACCAGGCCGGGACCATTCTCTGTTCCCGCACCTTCTTGGGCGTTGACGAAAAGAGAACCTTCCATCAAGTCCAAAGAGATTTCGCCAGCAGATTTTTTTATCACGATCAACGACTCCGGCTCTAAATCCAAATAGCGATCCGAATCGGTGAACTGAATGCGCACCTCGCCCTTTTCACTCGTACGAATGGCTTCACCGTCGTACAAGGGTTCCCCGGTATTGACTAATTGCCATAACAAACGCGAAGCGGGACGGCGTTGGATATCGTCCACAACATTGCCGACATAAGCCAAAGGTTTTTCATTTCCATTTCGTGAAAATTTTTGATCAGAGGATTGATACCAATACCAGGTTGCAGCAAAAACAGATGACGATGTCAAAGCGGCGATAAGCAAGCGTTTCCACTGTTTTTTCATCAAATTCCTCCTCTGTCTTATTTCGGAATTTTCACTAGAAAGCTCAAGGGAGTTGGTCTAGAGTCTAGGCATGGATTCAACAAAGAACTACATCACGCCCGAAGGTCTAGCTAAACTTAAAGCCGAGTACCATGCTTTGATGCACGATGAGCGCCCTAAGCTGGTCGAGGTCGTGGCGTGGGCCGCGAGCAACGGGGATCGTTCCGAAAACGCGGATTATCAATATGGGAAAAGGCGTTTACGCGAAATCGACCGCCGCGTGCATTTTCTGACCAAACGAATTGAAGACGCGGAGGTCGTGGATCCCAAGGCGATGAAAGCGGCAACCGTGCTTTTTTCAGCTACCGTGACTATAACTAACGAGGACGGCGAAGAGTTTGTGTACCAAATCGTAGGGGAAGACGAGTTTGACCCGAAAATGGGTCGCATTTCATGGAAATCCCCGGTGGCAAAAGCCCTCTTAGGCAAGAAAGTCGGCGATGAAGTGAGGCTTGTGAAACCGGCCGGTGAAGAGTTCGTCACCATCGAGCAGATCGAGTACAAGTAAAAATTATAATGCCTGACAGAGACGTTGCTGAATGAAAGCGAATTAGCCAAACTCCGGTCCGCTTACAAGCAGGGGGGTTTTGGGTGAAATTTTATTTTGCGGTTCTATTGTGTTTCCTAAGTTTGGCTATGGGTCTAGAGGCAAGTGCGAAAGCCAAGCCTAAAAATCCTCCTCCGCACATAGAGCGTGAAATTGAAAAACGCCAAAGCATTGCGGGTCATGGGGAGGATGCGGATTTAGTTGATGCCGTGAACAATCGTCGTCCCGTTAATTTTGTGGAAGGCTCAGGTTTGTTGGTCGTGACAATTCTTCCAGACGATACTAATGGCCGAGAGCACCAAAAATGGGTTGTCCAGCTTTCCAATGGAAAATTAGTTCAAGCCGTGTACAATTCAGACATGTGCCCACGCGTTCCTTTAAAAGAAGGTGACGTCGTGGACATGGGTGGACAGTTTATCTGGACACCAAAGGGTGGACTGATTCACTGGTTGCATCACGATCCTCGCGGGAATCGTCCTGATGGATACGTAACTTTAAACGGAACAGTATATTGCGGAAAATAGAACTTCTTCCATGTAAAGCGCCCTTTTGGGCCAACAGCGGTCACACACAAACGCTGTGGGGGCATTTTTTAAAATCGCCGACGCTTTCGCAATTAGGAGCTTTAAATAAAGTCGATCTTCCTGATGGGGATCGACTTTTTTGTTATATCAC contains:
- a CDS encoding adenylate/guanylate cyclase domain-containing protein; the protein is MRIPISTKLITVTILILVAATGTITWISSDYFEKKSSEQVDIANLESAAAKAKEVDNIVASLVDKTRVTASILMKDTTQQTSNNDLDFNFAKDKNFVSIEVLKLDGSSVESISRKVKDDILKSYELNPNYITHLRAWQKFPVRSVAQGNLEIRNGSYPKAPALITIGIPLVRDDQGKITHIAIADVMLSPLEKPFTDPSERTQYLVDRDGELLAHKDEHKAIARLNMKKYPIVQKALEQKSPQFQTKFVDPDTDKNIFGASVKTSFGGTVISQTSEETILEVSNEVKRRAIFVAGSAISMAIFFIFLFSMTLTSPIEKLADMIHLVSKGNFDVKARSQVRSHDEVGDLAEAFDHMTEGLKERDKVKNLFSKFHGSSVAEDLISKDIGVGGQSKEVVVFFSDIRGFTAFSEKRSPEEVVEMLNEYFGVMVKIINSHGGVVDKFIGDAIMAVWGAPQGTQKDAHNAVRACLEMRRSLEKLNEKRINRGQPPINIGMGLHAGPAISGTIGSDERMEYTVIGNTVNTASRIEASTKAFGADLLISDTVIEKIGEAFKIELAGAAEVKGRSEALKMFKVRGYVAEDGHMVEVKTAYSDYEAESADKVKIAKDVA
- a CDS encoding FecR domain-containing protein, translated to MKKQWKRLLIAALTSSSVFAATWYWYQSSDQKFSRNGNEKPLAYVGNVVDDIQRRPASRLLWQLVNTGEPLYDGEAIRTSEKGEVRIQFTDSDRYLDLEPESLIVIKKSAGEISLDLMEGSLFVNAQEGAGTENGPGLVLNSENGKVDLSQASASLSKGSGGKLNIDVLEGRASMQGTDGQTQDLKSRDDVRIISPLPQKPIAMNAESLQPVIFQWEGFPAQTKVSLWAGPSRKKLQEFKVSEGGPSYLKAPLTFGRHYWKLVGTTPEGRIIETRVYRTDVMARYAPTVVFPTADAHITVAQTPAAVEFRWQKGDDTKQTTLEIWADANLQKKVSAKSFANEDSFTASNLAAGTYYWRMSSTYTDSATPLLGKIQKFTVSTEPEVKTPVALVPVNVDLHTPTTQYYVGQPQFGMDWKVDKSDQVALWRVKLLEEHAAPETAQSFDATTTQFTTTLAKPGRYIASVEALNKTGEVLGTKTSEPINVLPRPLLEAPTFIPREGELRAEMNGKTQLQWTALEGAQEYWLTIKKDGKELKKSRYRGPATSLKNLLPGEYEVEVSATDTYGRPGQTSAPRKLTVPDNSGLKAPTLKKIQVN
- the greB gene encoding transcription elongation factor GreB; protein product: MDSTKNYITPEGLAKLKAEYHALMHDERPKLVEVVAWAASNGDRSENADYQYGKRRLREIDRRVHFLTKRIEDAEVVDPKAMKAATVLFSATVTITNEDGEEFVYQIVGEDEFDPKMGRISWKSPVAKALLGKKVGDEVRLVKPAGEEFVTIEQIEYK
- a CDS encoding DUF3465 domain-containing protein, which produces MKFYFAVLLCFLSLAMGLEASAKAKPKNPPPHIEREIEKRQSIAGHGEDADLVDAVNNRRPVNFVEGSGLLVVTILPDDTNGREHQKWVVQLSNGKLVQAVYNSDMCPRVPLKEGDVVDMGGQFIWTPKGGLIHWLHHDPRGNRPDGYVTLNGTVYCGK